One stretch of Pedobacter riviphilus DNA includes these proteins:
- a CDS encoding succinate dehydrogenase cytochrome b subunit yields MSGFGNAFSSSIGKKFIMGITGLFLILFLIVHCGINALIFINDGGLTFNVGAHFMATNWIIRAGEIVLFIGLLAHIFQALRLTLQNQKARPVKYVVNDGKANSKWYSRSMGLLGTLLLIFLVVHLKDFWVVSRFTGIPTVDANGHEDLFAVMKEKFQDPVRVAVYILAMFSLCYHLLHGFASAFQTLGWNHSKYNGIIKGAGVWYSVIISILFTAMPIAVYFGLIQ; encoded by the coding sequence ATGAGTGGTTTCGGAAATGCATTTTCTTCATCAATAGGGAAGAAATTCATCATGGGTATTACAGGTTTGTTCCTGATACTTTTTTTAATTGTACACTGCGGTATTAATGCTTTAATATTTATTAACGACGGTGGTTTAACATTTAACGTAGGCGCACATTTTATGGCCACTAACTGGATTATCCGGGCTGGCGAGATTGTGTTGTTTATTGGTTTGCTTGCGCACATTTTTCAGGCGTTACGTTTAACGTTGCAAAATCAGAAAGCACGCCCGGTTAAATATGTCGTAAACGATGGTAAGGCAAACAGTAAATGGTATAGCCGTTCTATGGGCTTGTTGGGTACGCTTTTGCTGATCTTCCTGGTTGTCCACCTGAAAGATTTTTGGGTAGTTTCTCGCTTTACAGGAATCCCAACGGTTGATGCCAACGGACATGAAGATCTTTTTGCGGTAATGAAAGAAAAATTTCAGGATCCGGTAAGAGTTGCCGTATATATTTTGGCTATGTTTTCTTTATGCTACCACTTATTGCATGGTTTTGCTTCGGCATTCCAAACATTAGGATGGAACCACTCAAAATATAATGGTATAATTAAAGGAGCTGGCGTTTGGTATTCGGTTATTATTTCGATCCTTTTCACAGCCATGCCGATTGCAGTTTATTTCGGTCTTATTCAATAA
- a CDS encoding trypsin-like peptidase domain-containing protein produces MKKILGITVLAAFIGGAAAIGGYKLFERNQTGSTITEKQNLYFANNPLKVSSAGTADFTQAAAAVAPGVVHIKTTYAAQSGGGRSSSPFDMMEDFFGGGGRQMQRQPRAASGSGVIISQDGYIVTNNHVVENAEKVEVVLTDRRKVEAKVIGRDPNTDLALIKVNATGLPVVKMGNSDNVQVGEWVLAVGFPLDLNTTVTAGIVSAKNRSIGIIGREQQGNEITEEEYREYQRTGKRPDRPANTSIESFIQTDAAINPGNSGGALVNASGELVGINSAIASQSGYNQGYGFAIPVNLARKIVDDFMKYGSVKRGYIGVNFVPLSGEEKPEGIKTNEISGLYVNDVVAGGGAAAAGIKSGDVIKKVDGVVINDSPDLQERVGRLNPGDKVKLTVLRDGALKDYTVTLKGEASVGLTAKNATGKGVEVSKLGATFAPATQAQKSKYGINSGVVVTSVTTGKAFDNIGVEKGLIITKVNGQPVNSVADVQKALPLGRNNMVSISGVGEQGSYNYSFPAQ; encoded by the coding sequence ATGAAAAAAATATTAGGAATTACCGTGTTGGCCGCTTTTATAGGTGGGGCGGCAGCAATTGGAGGTTACAAACTATTTGAGCGTAACCAAACTGGCAGTACGATTACTGAAAAGCAGAACTTATACTTTGCCAATAATCCACTTAAGGTATCATCAGCAGGAACAGCAGATTTTACGCAGGCTGCAGCAGCAGTTGCACCTGGAGTGGTTCACATTAAAACTACATATGCGGCACAAAGCGGCGGTGGTAGAAGTTCTTCTCCGTTTGATATGATGGAAGATTTCTTTGGTGGCGGTGGCCGTCAGATGCAGCGTCAGCCTAGAGCAGCATCGGGTTCTGGTGTAATTATAAGTCAGGATGGTTATATCGTAACCAATAACCACGTGGTAGAAAATGCAGAGAAGGTAGAGGTGGTTTTAACAGACAGACGTAAAGTAGAGGCAAAAGTAATTGGCCGCGATCCAAATACCGATTTAGCATTAATTAAAGTAAATGCAACTGGTTTACCGGTAGTAAAAATGGGTAATTCGGATAATGTGCAGGTTGGAGAGTGGGTTTTAGCAGTTGGTTTCCCATTAGATTTAAATACAACAGTAACAGCTGGTATTGTAAGTGCAAAAAACCGTAGTATTGGTATTATTGGTCGCGAGCAACAAGGCAATGAAATTACAGAAGAGGAATATCGCGAATACCAACGTACTGGTAAAAGACCAGATCGTCCGGCCAATACCAGTATCGAATCGTTTATCCAAACCGATGCTGCTATTAATCCTGGTAACAGCGGCGGTGCTCTTGTAAATGCAAGCGGCGAATTGGTAGGTATTAACTCGGCAATAGCATCGCAGAGTGGATACAATCAAGGTTATGGATTTGCAATTCCGGTTAACCTGGCCCGTAAAATTGTAGATGATTTTATGAAATATGGTTCGGTTAAACGTGGTTACATTGGTGTTAACTTTGTACCATTAAGCGGTGAGGAAAAACCAGAAGGAATTAAAACCAACGAGATAAGTGGTTTGTATGTGAATGATGTGGTTGCTGGTGGCGGTGCTGCTGCTGCGGGTATTAAATCAGGCGACGTAATTAAAAAAGTTGACGGAGTAGTGATCAACGATTCGCCTGATCTTCAGGAAAGAGTTGGCCGTTTAAATCCAGGTGATAAAGTTAAATTAACCGTGTTGAGAGATGGGGCACTTAAAGATTACACCGTAACTTTAAAAGGAGAGGCTAGCGTAGGCCTTACAGCCAAAAATGCTACAGGTAAAGGTGTAGAAGTTTCGAAACTGGGTGCAACTTTTGCTCCGGCAACTCAGGCTCAGAAATCGAAATACGGTATCAATAGTGGAGTGGTGGTAACATCTGTTACTACAGGCAAGGCTTTTGATAATATCGGTGTTGAAAAAGGTTTAATTATTACTAAAGTTAACGGACAACCTGTAAATTCTGTAGCTGATGTACAAAAAGCATTACCTTTAGGCAGAAACAACATGGTGAGTATTTCTGGAGTTGGCGAGCAAGGTTCGTATAACTATAGTTTCCCTGCACAGTAA
- the dapF gene encoding diaminopimelate epimerase: MKINFFKYQGAGNDFILIDHTMSPLKNIDNQLVEQLCHRRFGIGADGLMFITKHEDYDFEMHYFNADGKLGSMCGNGGRCIVAFAKQLGIIDRETNFLAVDGPHYARISENGEWVDLQMIDVDTITKDGDAYVLNTGSPHYVALQSDLKDFDVFTEGKNIRYNGTYAEKGINVNFVEDKGDHLFVRTYERGVEDETYACGTGVTAVAMAMAKHKNQTGHVKTAIKVLGGDIKIEFDYDGKAFTNVFLCGPAKLVFEGEVE; this comes from the coding sequence ATGAAAATTAATTTCTTTAAATACCAAGGCGCAGGCAACGATTTTATTTTAATAGACCACACCATGAGTCCGTTGAAAAATATTGACAATCAATTAGTTGAACAACTATGCCATAGAAGATTTGGCATTGGTGCCGATGGATTAATGTTTATTACCAAACACGAGGATTATGATTTTGAGATGCACTATTTTAACGCAGATGGTAAGCTGGGTAGCATGTGCGGAAATGGCGGCAGATGTATTGTTGCCTTTGCCAAACAGCTTGGAATTATCGACCGCGAAACAAACTTTTTGGCAGTAGATGGACCACATTATGCCAGAATTTCAGAGAATGGCGAATGGGTTGATTTACAAATGATTGATGTAGATACCATTACCAAAGATGGCGATGCTTATGTATTAAACACCGGCTCGCCGCATTATGTTGCTTTACAAAGCGATTTAAAAGACTTTGATGTTTTTACCGAAGGAAAAAACATTCGTTATAATGGAACTTATGCAGAAAAAGGCATAAACGTAAACTTTGTTGAAGATAAAGGCGACCATTTATTTGTGCGCACCTACGAGCGCGGTGTTGAAGATGAAACTTATGCCTGTGGCACCGGAGTAACAGCAGTAGCCATGGCCATGGCAAAACATAAAAACCAAACTGGCCATGTTAAAACAGCCATTAAAGTTTTGGGTGGCGATATTAAAATAGAATTCGATTACGATGGTAAGGCATTTACCAATGTTTTTTTATGTGGCCCGGCCAAATTGGTTTTTGAGGGAGAAGTGGAATAG
- a CDS encoding TlpA family protein disulfide reductase: MKKQLYLLILLASLFSACDPVPATFNFETKNFGPNAVMIIQSPENGETLKVENITNANQTFKINIPVKGYAILKTEDGDHKGEYYFYLDKGSFKGVLDGKNINSYPLKSVPNKEGEQFIDFYRLKDNMSKNLLDSLDIVESEFDQATQSNIMEKAKNADRWREKKILFQLDIIKAFAKKYPRSAHTLFLLEQLGRADSEPKNYLSIFNSLDKEIQESKKGKSLLEEIKQANQMMAGSKMPNIEGENPDGKKFDLSILKRVNLVICWTSYSGKSRKNNQVLVKLYEKYKNKDVEFIGVSFDKKRDWWVNVIKDDHLTWPQYSDLQGAKSPNAKNLSNYNVTYFFLVDKNGTVLTNNDLSLDFVDSEISKNLAGR, encoded by the coding sequence ATGAAAAAACAGCTCTATTTACTTATTTTATTAGCCAGTCTATTCTCTGCTTGCGACCCAGTTCCTGCTACATTTAATTTCGAAACCAAAAACTTTGGTCCAAATGCAGTAATGATCATTCAAAGTCCTGAAAACGGAGAAACACTGAAAGTTGAAAACATTACCAACGCCAACCAGACCTTCAAAATCAACATCCCGGTAAAAGGTTATGCCATTTTAAAAACCGAGGATGGCGATCACAAAGGAGAATATTACTTCTATCTTGACAAAGGCAGCTTCAAAGGCGTTCTTGATGGAAAAAACATTAATTCATATCCTTTAAAAAGTGTTCCAAACAAAGAGGGTGAACAATTTATAGACTTCTATAGACTAAAAGATAATATGAGCAAAAACCTGCTCGACAGTTTGGATATTGTTGAATCGGAATTTGACCAAGCCACGCAAAGCAATATTATGGAAAAGGCTAAAAATGCAGACCGTTGGAGAGAGAAAAAAATCTTGTTCCAATTGGATATCATAAAGGCCTTTGCCAAAAAGTATCCCCGTTCTGCGCACACCCTCTTTTTATTGGAACAACTAGGCAGGGCAGATTCGGAACCCAAAAATTATTTATCGATTTTTAACAGTTTAGATAAGGAAATTCAGGAAAGTAAAAAGGGCAAAAGTCTTTTAGAAGAGATTAAACAAGCTAACCAGATGATGGCGGGAAGTAAAATGCCTAATATTGAAGGAGAAAATCCAGATGGAAAAAAGTTCGACCTAAGTATACTTAAAAGGGTAAACCTGGTTATATGCTGGACTTCTTACAGTGGAAAAAGCAGAAAAAACAACCAGGTATTAGTTAAACTCTACGAAAAGTATAAAAATAAAGATGTAGAATTTATCGGGGTATCGTTCGATAAGAAAAGAGACTGGTGGGTAAATGTGATCAAGGATGATCACCTTACCTGGCCACAATATTCAGATCTTCAGGGAGCGAAATCGCCAAATGCAAAAAATTTAAGCAATTACAACGTTACCTACTTCTTTTTAGTAGATAAAAATGGTACTGTATTAACCAACAATGATCTTTCTTTAGATTTTGTTGACAGTGAAATCAGCAAAAATTTGGCAGGCAGATAA
- a CDS encoding cold-shock protein, producing MQQGTVKFFNETKGFGFITPSNGDAEIFVHASGLIDNIRENDTVNYDVEEGRKGLNAVNVKVA from the coding sequence ATGCAACAAGGAACAGTAAAATTTTTTAATGAAACTAAAGGTTTCGGATTTATCACTCCATCTAATGGCGATGCCGAAATTTTTGTTCATGCTTCAGGCTTAATCGATAACATTCGCGAGAATGATACCGTAAACTACGATGTAGAAGAAGGTAGAAAAGGCCTAAACGCGGTAAATGTTAAAGTAGCTTAA
- a CDS encoding four-helix bundle copper-binding protein → METRNNHGLIQTLLDCALACEHCASSCLKEEDINMMIDCIKLDRDCADICTQAARLLQRDSIIGHQYLLLCEEICGLCAAECGKHDHEHCRQCAVACEECADACHANHEPINQD, encoded by the coding sequence ATGGAAACGAGGAACAACCATGGTTTAATCCAAACTTTACTAGATTGCGCGTTAGCTTGCGAACATTGTGCATCGTCATGCTTAAAAGAAGAAGACATCAACATGATGATTGACTGCATTAAACTAGATAGGGATTGCGCAGATATCTGTACCCAGGCAGCCAGGTTATTGCAAAGAGATTCAATTATTGGCCATCAATATTTATTGCTCTGTGAAGAAATATGCGGGCTTTGTGCGGCCGAGTGTGGCAAACATGATCATGAACACTGCAGACAATGTGCGGTGGCCTGCGAAGAATGTGCAGATGCTTGTCATGCCAACCACGAACCTATCAACCAAGACTAA